CCTGGCCGGACTCGTGCAATGCCAAACCTGTCAGGCGCATCTCGTTGTTGGCAGCACCAAACCCCACCGTAGCGATCGCGAATATCTCTACCTGCGATCGCCTGCAGCTTGTCATCAAACTCCCCGTTGCAGTGCGATCGCCTACGACACTTGCCTACAGACAGTGATCCAAACCATCTGCCAGCAATTACCGATCGCAGTCGCTGCCCTTGAACAACCCGATCAACATCCCGCTAAAACTACGATCGCCAGCCGCCAAGCGGAACTGCAGCGGATTCTGAGTGTTGAACTGCCAGATTTAGAAGCGCGGGGCATCCTCGATGCGGAAACGGCTGCGATCCGGCGGCTGCAGATTCAAACGGAACTGGTGCAACTGCGCGATCGCCAAGCTCAGCTCTCACCCGTCAACCTATCGGAATTGGTGCAGGCGGTGGCCATTCCCCAGTTCTGGCAGGATTTGTCGGAGGTGGAGCGGCGCTTTTTCTTTCGGGAATTTATCCGCGAAATTCAACTCGAACGGCGATCGCGACAGGATTGGTCGCTACAGTTGCAACTGGTGTTTAGCCCACCGGAGCGATCGCATGAATGAACTGACCCACTCGATCGGCGCGATCGCTGCTTTCTGCACGACCATCAGTTTTCTGCCACAAGTTCTCAAAATTCTCAAAACCGGCGATACCCGCGCTATCTCACTGCCAATGTATGCACTATTCGTGGCTGGAGTGGGCTGCTGGCTGACCTACGGCTGGCTACGCAGCGACTGGCCAATCATTGCAGCCAATCTCACCACCGGCTTGCTGAGTGGTACTGTCTTGCTGCTGAAACTGCGATCGCTGCGCACCAAACCGCGCTAGGGAATTACTTTAGTCCAACGCTCACCATCTGGCTGGCATGGATGCAATGCTTGCTGCCCCTAGCGTTCGCTCTCAGGACTAACCATCTGTTTTTTGCTCGACGCCAAATCCAACGAGTGCGAGGGTATCCAGCGGCTGATCATCGCGAGTCGGGCGAACGTAGTTGAGGATGCGGCGCACCCTCAGACGGGGGTTGACCAAGGTAATCGAATCAACAGAAACGATACGCGTGTAGTGCGTGGTCATCAGCAGTTCGCGACTCTCAGGATTGAAGCGAAACGCTGAGACAATGGGGCGGGCTTCCTCATAGGCGCGATCGCGCAGGTAGTCGCCCACCAGCCAACCGTCTTCCGTACCTCGCGGCACAAACAGCATATTCAGCTCTTGGCTGACCTCTTCGCCATGTTCTGAGACGGTATGAAAGCCCAAGCAAAAGCCCGGTAGCTGCTCCAAGGCTTGCTCGGTTTCCATGATGTTGACAGCCAAGACTTGAGCTTTGGTCTCGGCGGAGAGCGATCGCACCGCAAATTCCGTATGCGATCGTTCCACTTCTTGGCGAGTCAAATAGTGGTAGGTGCGTTCAGTACTCCAACCGCCAATACAGCAGTCAAAAAAGTGATGAAAAGCTTCAAGACTCATAGGTTGTCGCTTCCTCCCCAGCGATGCAGGCGGCGGAGGATCCGCCCAGCCAATTGAGCGGCTCCGAATCCATTGTCAATATTGACCACACCCATGCCAGGGGCACAACTATTCAGCATCGACAGCAGTGCCGCCAAGCCTTGGAAGCTCGCACCGTAGCCTACGCTGGTGGGCACAGCGATGATGGGGCAGGCGACTAGACCAGCAATCACACTGGGCAGCGCCCCTTCCATCCCTGCCACCACAATCAGCACATCTGCCTGATCCAGGCGCGATCGCTCGGCCAAGAGGCGATGCAGGCCAGCCACCCCCACGTCACGAATGCGATCGACACGAAAGCCCCAGAGTTCTGCAATGACGGCGGCTTCTTCAGCGACAGGCAGATCCGAGGTACCTGCACAGACGACCCCCAAGCGACCCGGTTGGGGTTGGGGAGGCTGGGGTTGGAGGGCGGCGATCCGGGCGATCGGATCGTAAGTGAGGCCAGGTAATTGGGCTTGCAGACGGGGCACCCGATCGGGCTCAATACGCGTGGCGATCGCGGCTTGATTACGAGCGGCGTAGGCACGGAACAGCGTCAGAATCTGCTCAGTTGTCTTGTCCTGACCCCAGATCACTTCGGGAAACCCGGTGCGCAACTGGCGATGGTGATCGATGCGGGCAAAGTCACCGATCGCTTCCGTATCGAGATAACGCAGTTGGTCAAGGGCTTGCTGAGGGGCGATCGCACCTGCTGCGACTTCTTCCAGCAGTCTTTGCAGGGCTTGCGAATCAATCATCGTCATTCACTGAGACGTATTCCGTATTCCACAGTGCGCCACCCAGCTCCGAGAATTGAATCGGAGTAATCGTGTTGCGGACAGCTGCAATCTGTTGGCGGTTGACGAGATAGATAAAGGGTAAATACTGCTGGGCTAGTCGCTGTGCCTGACCATAAATTTCCTTGCGGCGATCGTCATCAATTTCCTGAGCTGCAGCGACAAATAGTTGATAAATTTCAGCTTCCCAAGGTGCAACTTGACGCCCTTCGATCGAGGCTTGGCTCGCGCTGGGTTGCTGATTAAAGAGATGCAGACTGCCTTCAGGATTCCAGACATTGGCGCCGCTGTTGGGTTCAATGTTGCTAGTCAACCCGAGGATTAACCCCTCCCAGTCCAGCTGATTACTGATCCGGTCGATCACACTACTGAAGGCGATCGGTGTGAAGTCAACCTGAATCCCGAGGCGGGCAAGGTCGCCTTTGATCCGTGCTCCCATTGCAACGCGCACCGGATTCTCGGCATTGGTCAGCAAGGTGAAGCGAACAGGATTACCTTGGCGATCGCGCAGCTGTCCTTCGGCATCTTTTTGGAATCCGGCTTCTGTCAGCAGTTGTTCCGCCTTTGCTTGGTTGAAGTTGTAAACAGGTAAGCCCTCCTCAGGACTGAGATAAAAGGGACTCTGGGGGATGATTAAAGAGTTAACAACCACGCCCAAACCGCGATAGGCCGTATCGACGATCGCGGAGCGATCGATAGCGTAGGCGATCGCTTGCCGGAAGCGAACGTCATTGAACCAAGCCGATTTAATTGGATCGACGAGTGGCTTTCCATTGCGCCGGCCTTGGTTAAGGTTAAACGTCAGATAAACAGTCAGCGGTTCCGGGCCCCCGCTGTAGATGGTGAAATCGCCGCGCTGTTCTTCCCGTTTCAGTAGCGAGAAATCACCGGGTTGAATGGGTTCTAAAACGTCTAAGTCGCCCGAGCGGAACTGCAGCAGCTGTGTATCGGCATTCTCAACAATCTGCCAGACAAGGCGATCAAGTTTGGGCAGTGGGCTCCCATCGCGATCGCGCTGATAGAAATAGGGATTACGTTCAAAAATGATCCGCTGGCCGGGTTGGTAACGCTGCAGCCGAAACGGTCCATTGACAATAATTTTCTGGGGATTCGTCTCAGTCCCCCACGTGCTCAAAAAGGCAGGATTACCCTGACTATCCATTTGCTCCAGCGAAGCGGCGAGAGCATGCTTGGGCAAAATTGGCAGTGCCATGTTGCGCAGCAGCGGTGCAAACGGCTGAGGCGTCTGAATCACCACTTGGCGATCGCCCACTGCCGTGACGGTTGGTAAATCCTGGTCAATCCGCAGGATATCGCGCGCGCCCGTTGGCACCTTGGGGTTGAAGTAGATGCGGTTGTAGGTGAAGTCGACATCGGCTGCCGTCAATGGCTGGCCATCAGACCAGCGCAGATCGGGGCGCAATTGAAACGTGATCTGGCGGCGATCGGGGCTAATGTCCCAAGACTCAGCCAAGCCCGGCTCCAGGCTCCCGTCGAAGCCATTGACATGAACTAAGCCTTCGTAGAGCAGCCCAAAGACGTTAGGCGACTCTTCATTGAGCGCGTAGTTAAACGTTTTGGGGTCAAAGCGGACGCTAGCGATCAACTGCTGACGCGGCGATGAACTCGCACTGCTACAGGCGACCAGCAGCACTGCTGCCAGCAAGACTGCCAACCAGCGACGGATCCTAGTCACGCACCAACAGCGCCACGGCATAGGCACAGATCCCCTCTTCTCGCCCCGTGGGCCCCAGTTTTTCGTTGGTGGTCGCCTTGATCCCAATTTGATCGGGCTCAAGCCCAAGCACGCTTGCTAGGCGATCGCGCATCGCGGCAATGTGGGGCTTCAGCTTTGGCTGCTCGGCCACTACCACTGAATCAAGGTTGCCAATACTCCAACCGCGATCGCGGATCAGCTGATGCACTTGGGCTAGCAACTGAAGGCTGTCTGCGCCTTTCCACTGCGGGTCGGTGGGAGGGAAGTAGTGACCGATATCGCCCAGACTCAAGGCGCCGAGCATCGCATCCATGATCGCGTGGGTCAGCACATCGGCATCACTGTGCCCATCCAAGCCGAGAGAATGCTCTAGTTGAATGCCCCCAAGGATGAGGGGACGACCTTCCACCAAGCGATGGATGTCGTAGCCATTACCAATGCGAAAGCGACTCATAGCACTGCAGCAGGATGCGGCTCGATCCTATCAGTCTTGCTGAGTTTCATCACCTGAATCCCAATCTTCGTTGCCAGTTCAGTTCTTTGTACAGCGTTCAGCATACTCACGAGCGGCTATCTGCTTTGACTGAAACTCCATCAAAAAAGGATCCACCAAAGCTTGAGATACTGAGGGATGAAATCATCACTAGCTCCTGACTAGATTCGCTGGCCAATTTTGATGAGATTGCCATCAGGATCGATGATATAAAACTCTCTCATTCCCCACGGTTTATCTTCTAGCGAACTAATTCGAGGAATACCTGTCTTAGGAAGTTCTAATTGCTTAAACTCTTGAAACAGTGCATCTACCTGTTCAACTCTCCAGTAGCAAGCTAGATTCGACTGAGAAGGTTCCAACATCGCTTCGACGGCAAGGTGAATTTCAATATAATTGCGTCTAAGGATGACATAGTCAGTGAACCGATTTATTGAGTCATTCGCTATAAATCCTAGTCTTTGATAGAAATCAATACTCCGTTGCAAGTCTTGCGAAAGAAAAATAGGAATGATCATTTCTGATTGCATGAGCAGAATCTCCCATTGATTCAGTATGTTTTGCCAAGCATTATAATCGCCAAAGAAATTAAGCTGAGTTGATAAGTAATTAGCATTTTTATCATCAACAAGAGAGAAAATATTTCTTAATTGCCTCCTAGCTTGCGAAAGAGTTTCAATCTCTGCTGTATTAAGCCAAGCTTCAGCACATTGCTGACTAAACTCAAAGGCATCTAAACCACAACAAGCAGCTAAACAGTGAATCTCACAGAATCTGAGTAACGACCAAAGTGGTTTTGGGATAATAACTTCTACTACTTCGTTCATTGTTATCGATTAGCTGCGATGAGCAAGGTAAACATGTGTTTTATAGACGATGCGAACGAAACCTTGAGGGCTGGCATAATGATCGTAAAATTCTGTTAATTTTACGATTAACTGATGGAGGCCTTCGCCAGATTGAGGAATACTTCCTTGACTCCGAGCAAGTCCTATCAGATCCTCTAAGTCAAGAAGTTGCTCAGTTGCAAAGTAAAATCGCTCTAATTGCTGAAAATAGGGCAAAGTAATGCCGTGCCAAAATAACTGATAGCGAAATTTGTCCAGCTGCTTTCGCAGAGAAAAATTTTGTTCTGGCTTAAGATATTGATCAGTTGTATTAGCAGCTTGATAGAGATGTTTTGTATAGGCCTGAGAAGCAATATCTTGTTGATCCCAGAAGTTCCAAACTAAGGCAAGTCGACCATTGGGTTTAAGAATACGTCTAAACTCCTGCAAAGACTTTATAAAGTCAAACCAGTGAAATGCTTGAAATGCTGTGACTAAATCAACCGAAGCAGTTTCCAGAGGAATATTTTCAGCTGATCCCTCTATATACTTCACGCCATCATAAGTAGGTGCTCCTCTGCGCATGTCAGCACCTGGCTCTATGGCAATAACCTGAGCACCTTGATCTGCGAGTTGGCGAGACCCAATACCAGTGCCAGCACCGATATCGGCCACTACAAGAGAATCGACTGGTAGTCCATCTAGTATTTTCGCAATCGCCTGATCTGGATATCTTGCGCGGTAATGATCGTAGCCTTCATAGTATGGGAATGAGGCTGACATCGCTTATATGTGAGTTTTGTACCCACAGTTTTAGGCTACAGACTTCTTGGTTGTCAATTATTGTGACATCTCCTTATTTTGAGGCTATCAATCTAATAACAATTAAACACTCTTGAGGCTTCACACTTAAACATGAAATACACGGCATTAATTTTTATTCTTTTAATCATACTTGTATTTACATTGATCAACTTAGTCTCCCTAATCTTTTTTAGAGTACCAACAAGCAATACAAGTCGTACAGCTTTTGATGTCATTATTGTCCTTGGAAGCCCAGCTGATTCAGATGGGGGCCCCAGTGAGGTAATGAAGCAGAGGGTAATTGAAGGAGTAAAACGTTTTTATCAAGGGCAGGCAAAGCATATTTTATTTACAGGGAGTGCAGTCTACAGTGAATTCATCGAGGCCGATGTGATGTCAGAATTTGCACACTCTCTAGGAGTGCCGAAAGATGCCATTTTAACTGACACAAAATCGAAAAATACTTATCAAAACATATTTAACTCAATTAGTGTAATGCGTGATCAAAATTGGCTCTCGGCACTAGTTATTACATCTCCCTCTCATATTCAAAGGACGTCTTTTATCTTATCTACTTATGATATTGAATATCGAGTTATTGGAAACCATATACCACCAAAGATTTGGGCATGGGAATTAATTTTAGGGCAGTGGGAGAAGTATATAATTACACGACTATTTTTTAGCGGATATTCACAAACTTACGGCCTTAGAAAAGGAGAATAAATGATTAATAACCAATACTGTTTAAAGGCGATTATCTTTCTAACTTCACGCCATTAATAGTAGAAATAAAGAAAAAATTTTCTCCGGTAAATTTGAGAGATTATAGCGAGTTAATGACTAGATTAATAGATAGATTTATGCAGACCATCGCTGCTTTGAAGCAGAGAGCAATGATTGCCATTCACTGAAAGGCAGCTCCTTCATGTCCCAGTGACAAAAAGATTCCATTTCGACTGGAGTTGGTCCTTGTTTCTGTAATTCTTTGGGTAGGTAGTCCTCCTCGGGGTCTGCGATCGCCGGTTTGGTCAGTTGAGAGTGTGTGGCTGGATCCCTGGGCAACCAAACGAGGGAGTTAAGCACCACGAAGATCACGAGACTCAGACCCAGTTGAAACGCCCAGTCTTGGCTTGGGAGTAGTGCGAGGGTCGGCAGAAAGACGCAGGTCATAGCAGTTGGTTCGGTCGCGATAGCACTAGTTTCCAACTCCCGGATCTTTTTGGCTGGATTTCAGTGCGAATGTCAAAATGAAATCTCTAACATTCTCTCTATCTCCAATCATCTCAACCTCATAGACAGCTAATTGCTATCCGAGAACAGATAGCCTAAAAAGAGTTGTTTAGATTCGAGTTCTTGGCAATTCGGCGGGATATCTTGGCACCTCGTCAAACCAATGTATCGTCATAATTACTGATGTAATAGCTAGGCTTTTAAAAAAACCACGAAGCAGCCTAATTAATACTGAGAATCTTTTAATTAATGGATTTCATCGAACCGTAAGATTAATTATTTCATCTGGCTGCCGATCTTTGCTCAACTGCAGACTCTTAACTGACACTACTCCTCCTTCTTCATAGCGTACATCAAAGGAGTAACCATATACAGTTGAGCCTTCCGGCAAAATAATCTTATCGGATTCACTTATGATGCAAGAGGTTTTATCTACTTCAAATAAGCTGGCCTTGCAAGCTCGTATAGCACTGGTTGGATGGTCATACCAAGTTCTATTCCCCCAAAATTTATTCATAATATTAGTTGAATGAAGGATGCTGACCGAGTTGCCGTTGTCAACTGTTAGTCGAAACCATTCCTCTCGATCTGCATCACCAGGAGAGAAGATGCTATTTTGCAAAGCATTACCAACCGCTGCATCCCTAATCCTGACCTTGAAGACTAACCTTTTATTTTGAAAGGCTTTAAGAAGTTCCTTCTGAGCCTCTAGCTCTTTTTTGAGTTTTGCTTCTTCTGCTTGCTGCTGTTGTTGTACTTGTCGCTGATATGTCTCACAGGCCAATGATCTAGGTGCTTTGAGGCAGACTTCAGAACCTTGAACGAGACTTGCTGCTAGCAATATAGCTTCAAGCATTAGAATGATCCAAAACCTAGTGATTAAATTTTATCATTGCTAGTTTAAATTTTGTTGATCATAAAGAGGCTTTTGTAGACTTTATAACTTTTATAGGAAATTTAAGTCCAAGATGCTTGCCAGTGAGCCGCTTGGTCGCGAATTGCTGCCCGATCGCTGTCTGGCATTTTTTGGAGCTGTTTGAGAATTAAGCCTATGCGCCCTTGAGCCTGAAGCTTTTGCTCATGGCGATCGAGAAAATCCCAGTACAGCGCATTGAACGGACAAGCGCGATCGCCCAATCGTTGTTTGGGGTCATAGCGACAACTCTGACAGTAATTGCTCATTCGATTGATGTAGTTAGCTGACGCTGCATAGGGTTTTGAGGCCAACTTCCCGCCATCGGCAAAGAGGCCCATGCCCAGCACATTCGTCTCCATCACCCAGTCATAGGCATCGAGGTGAGTGGCTTGAAACCACTCTTTGACTTGCCAAGGATCGAGTCCAGCAATCAGGGCAAAGTTGGCGAGAATCATCAACCGCTGAATGTGATGGCTATAGCCAATCGCTTCAATCTGCTGAAAACACTGTTGGAGGCAATGGAGATCAGTTTTTCCGGTCCAAAAGAATTCAGGCAGTGAGCGATCGTGCTCAAACCAATTTGATTGCGGATAGGTGTCAGGAAAATAGTGATGGAGTCCGTGCATATACTCTCGCCAGCCCAGAATCTGGCGAATAAAGCCTTCGACGCTGGCGATCGGAGCTTGGTTGTCATAGAAAGCCTGTTCAGCTCGGTGAATCACCTCCAGCGGATGCAGCAGTCCTAAATTCAGTACTGGCGCAATCAAGCTATGCCACATTGTTGCTTGGCCGCTGACCATGGCGTCTTGATAGGGGCCAAAGGTTTTGAGCTTAACGGTTAAAAACTGATCCAAGGCTTCCAATGCCTGCGATCGCGTCACTGGCCAATGAAAAGGCTCCAGTGTTCCATAAAGCGGCAACTCCAGCGATCGCACAGTTTCAATGACTGTTTGCGTGATCGAATCTGGCAAAAATTGAGCGGCTGGTGGTGGCTGCAGCCCACTTTTAGGAGGCTTGCGATTCTCCGGATCAAAGTTCCATTGCCCCCCAACCGGTTCTTGATCTTCGGTCAGTAAGACTTGCCAGCGTTTGCGGCCTTCGCGATAGAAATTCTCAAGCCGCAGCTGTCTATAGGGCTTGGCCCAGGCTGTGAATTCAGTCGTGGACCAAAGAAACTGACGGTTTGGTAGCCAATGCAATTTGGCAGGTAATGCGAGGCCGCTGACAATCGCGTGAAACGAGCGATCGGCAGGTTCCATCACCTGCAGTTCCGTAATCTGATACTGCTGGCACCACTCAGAGACTGCCCTGGCGAAGCTGGGTGCTTGCTCAAGGTAATCCACTGTCCAGCCCTGCGATCGCAGATCTGCTGCAAAGTGACGCATGGCAGACCACACTAAGACCAGCTTTTGCCGGTGATAGGGTCGCTGTTGAACATGCTCTAGGGATTCAACCAGCAGAATCCGAGCTTGACCTCGGTCGACAGATTCCGGATTGAGCGCCGGATGTTGCAGCGTCAGCTGATCGCCCAGAATCCAAATGCCGACTGTCATTCTGCGATCGCCTATCCCTGCGCGTTTCTCTCTGCAATCTACAGGGTTTGTTTAAGCCAGCGCCGCCGCCACCCCAGCCAAATAACAGTGCTGGCCAACAGAATCGGAGTCACACTGTCACCCCAGCGCACATAGGGTGTTTGGCTCGATCGCTGGGCCATGCGAACGGCTTGGGTCATAAAGATTCGAGGTTGCGATCGCCACTGCACTTGTCCCAAAGGATTGATCAGGGCGGAGTAGCCCGTGTTCGTGACCTGCACCACCCAGCGATCGGTTTCTGCAGCCCGTAACGCCGCCAGCGCCAGATGTTGATTCATCAACTGCTCGCTGTAGGGATCGAGGTTGGCAG
The sequence above is a segment of the Synechococcus elongatus PCC 11801 genome. Coding sequences within it:
- a CDS encoding ABC transporter substrate-binding protein, giving the protein MTRIRRWLAVLLAAVLLVACSSASSSPRQQLIASVRFDPKTFNYALNEESPNVFGLLYEGLVHVNGFDGSLEPGLAESWDISPDRRQITFQLRPDLRWSDGQPLTAADVDFTYNRIYFNPKVPTGARDILRIDQDLPTVTAVGDRQVVIQTPQPFAPLLRNMALPILPKHALAASLEQMDSQGNPAFLSTWGTETNPQKIIVNGPFRLQRYQPGQRIIFERNPYFYQRDRDGSPLPKLDRLVWQIVENADTQLLQFRSGDLDVLEPIQPGDFSLLKREEQRGDFTIYSGGPEPLTVYLTFNLNQGRRNGKPLVDPIKSAWFNDVRFRQAIAYAIDRSAIVDTAYRGLGVVVNSLIIPQSPFYLSPEEGLPVYNFNQAKAEQLLTEAGFQKDAEGQLRDRQGNPVRFTLLTNAENPVRVAMGARIKGDLARLGIQVDFTPIAFSSVIDRISNQLDWEGLILGLTSNIEPNSGANVWNPEGSLHLFNQQPSASQASIEGRQVAPWEAEIYQLFVAAAQEIDDDRRKEIYGQAQRLAQQYLPFIYLVNRQQIAAVRNTITPIQFSELGGALWNTEYVSVNDDD
- the larB gene encoding nickel pincer cofactor biosynthesis protein LarB, coding for MIDSQALQRLLEEVAAGAIAPQQALDQLRYLDTEAIGDFARIDHHRQLRTGFPEVIWGQDKTTEQILTLFRAYAARNQAAIATRIEPDRVPRLQAQLPGLTYDPIARIAALQPQPPQPQPGRLGVVCAGTSDLPVAEEAAVIAELWGFRVDRIRDVGVAGLHRLLAERSRLDQADVLIVVAGMEGALPSVIAGLVACPIIAVPTSVGYGASFQGLAALLSMLNSCAPGMGVVNIDNGFGAAQLAGRILRRLHRWGGSDNL
- a CDS encoding DUF6331 family protein; this translates as MNEVVEVIIPKPLWSLLRFCEIHCLAACCGLDAFEFSQQCAEAWLNTAEIETLSQARRQLRNIFSLVDDKNANYLSTQLNFFGDYNAWQNILNQWEILLMQSEMIIPIFLSQDLQRSIDFYQRLGFIANDSINRFTDYVILRRNYIEIHLAVEAMLEPSQSNLACYWRVEQVDALFQEFKQLELPKTGIPRISSLEDKPWGMREFYIIDPDGNLIKIGQRI
- a CDS encoding SemiSWEET transporter, whose product is MNELTHSIGAIAAFCTTISFLPQVLKILKTGDTRAISLPMYALFVAGVGCWLTYGWLRSDWPIIAANLTTGLLSGTVLLLKLRSLRTKPR
- a CDS encoding YdcF family protein, with product MKYTALIFILLIILVFTLINLVSLIFFRVPTSNTSRTAFDVIIVLGSPADSDGGPSEVMKQRVIEGVKRFYQGQAKHILFTGSAVYSEFIEADVMSEFAHSLGVPKDAILTDTKSKNTYQNIFNSISVMRDQNWLSALVITSPSHIQRTSFILSTYDIEYRVIGNHIPPKIWAWELILGQWEKYIITRLFFSGYSQTYGLRKGE
- a CDS encoding cryptochrome/photolyase family protein, which gives rise to MTVGIWILGDQLTLQHPALNPESVDRGQARILLVESLEHVQQRPYHRQKLVLVWSAMRHFAADLRSQGWTVDYLEQAPSFARAVSEWCQQYQITELQVMEPADRSFHAIVSGLALPAKLHWLPNRQFLWSTTEFTAWAKPYRQLRLENFYREGRKRWQVLLTEDQEPVGGQWNFDPENRKPPKSGLQPPPAAQFLPDSITQTVIETVRSLELPLYGTLEPFHWPVTRSQALEALDQFLTVKLKTFGPYQDAMVSGQATMWHSLIAPVLNLGLLHPLEVIHRAEQAFYDNQAPIASVEGFIRQILGWREYMHGLHHYFPDTYPQSNWFEHDRSLPEFFWTGKTDLHCLQQCFQQIEAIGYSHHIQRLMILANFALIAGLDPWQVKEWFQATHLDAYDWVMETNVLGMGLFADGGKLASKPYAASANYINRMSNYCQSCRYDPKQRLGDRACPFNALYWDFLDRHEQKLQAQGRIGLILKQLQKMPDSDRAAIRDQAAHWQASWT
- the ispF gene encoding 2-C-methyl-D-erythritol 2,4-cyclodiphosphate synthase, with the translated sequence MSRFRIGNGYDIHRLVEGRPLILGGIQLEHSLGLDGHSDADVLTHAIMDAMLGALSLGDIGHYFPPTDPQWKGADSLQLLAQVHQLIRDRGWSIGNLDSVVVAEQPKLKPHIAAMRDRLASVLGLEPDQIGIKATTNEKLGPTGREEGICAYAVALLVRD
- a CDS encoding class I SAM-dependent methyltransferase gives rise to the protein MSASFPYYEGYDHYRARYPDQAIAKILDGLPVDSLVVADIGAGTGIGSRQLADQGAQVIAIEPGADMRRGAPTYDGVKYIEGSAENIPLETASVDLVTAFQAFHWFDFIKSLQEFRRILKPNGRLALVWNFWDQQDIASQAYTKHLYQAANTTDQYLKPEQNFSLRKQLDKFRYQLFWHGITLPYFQQLERFYFATEQLLDLEDLIGLARSQGSIPQSGEGLHQLIVKLTEFYDHYASPQGFVRIVYKTHVYLAHRS
- a CDS encoding phycobiliprotein lyase, whose amino-acid sequence is MSLEAFHHFFDCCIGGWSTERTYHYLTRQEVERSHTEFAVRSLSAETKAQVLAVNIMETEQALEQLPGFCLGFHTVSEHGEEVSQELNMLFVPRGTEDGWLVGDYLRDRAYEEARPIVSAFRFNPESRELLMTTHYTRIVSVDSITLVNPRLRVRRILNYVRPTRDDQPLDTLALVGFGVEQKTDG